TCAAATACCGGTTTTAAATCAATTATAAGATCATCAAAAATAGTTACCTTAACTTTATCTTCGTCAGCATATATTTCAGGTCTTCCGTATCTTTTACTATCTTGTAAAGCAAACACACTTACAATTTTCCCTTCCGGCTCCACTATCCAATATTCTTTAACACCGGCTTTTTCATATATATTAAATTTTTCTAATCTATCACGCCTCATACTTGATGACGATACAATCTCTACAATCAATTCAGGCGTACCATAATATCCAGTCTTTCGCAATCCAGATCTATCGCACACAATAACTATATCAGGCTGTAGGACATTAGTCACATCATCATCGTTTTGCTTATTATCCTCCGGCAGACGTAAATCAAAAGGTGAAGTGAATACCATGCAAGTCTTATTTCGCAAATAATTTGCAAACTGTCTTGATAGCTCCATTAATATCGCTTGATGCTGCCATGTTGGTGCTGCCTGCATATATGGAACACCATCAATTATCTCATACCTTTCTCCTTCTGGCCACGTCAAATAATCAGCATAAGTATATTTCTTATTTTCTTTTGGTAGTGGCATATATGCCCCTCCTTGTATAAAACTTTTATCTGGCATTTATAATTAAGTTAAACTTATGCTCTTTCCGTTAATACAAAATTCGCATTCACTTAAAACATACCTACATATTCACCATATATAGTATAAAAATGTGGTAGTAATATATCCGAATTTTCTTGAAATATTATACTACTTATATTATATCATAAAGGTCCATTTAAATGTTA
The nucleotide sequence above comes from Thermoanaerobacterium sp. CMT5567-10. Encoded proteins:
- a CDS encoding Uma2 family endonuclease, which encodes MPLPKENKKYTYADYLTWPEGERYEIIDGVPYMQAAPTWQHQAILMELSRQFANYLRNKTCMVFTSPFDLRLPEDNKQNDDDVTNVLQPDIVIVCDRSGLRKTGYYGTPELIVEIVSSSSMRRDRLEKFNIYEKAGVKEYWIVEPEGKIVSVFALQDSKRYGRPEIYADEDKVKVTIFDDLIIDLKPVFDY